One Streptococcus sp. S1 DNA window includes the following coding sequences:
- a CDS encoding DUF421 domain-containing protein, with amino-acid sequence MIVNFLNILIKLALGLISLVFVINVTGKGNLAPNSAVDQIQNFVLGGIIGGVIYNSSITILQYIVILLMWTILILLLKWLNTNVRFMKHLIDGKPTVIIKNGKLDPEACRSKGLSASDVALKLRGQGIFQLKDVKRAVIEQNGQLIVVRAGDENPKYPIITDGVIQLEILETIGKSEEWLLAELEKEGYDNVLDIFIAEYDKGKINVVTY; translated from the coding sequence ATGATAGTAAATTTTTTAAACATCTTGATTAAATTAGCTTTGGGCTTGATTTCCTTGGTATTTGTCATCAATGTGACCGGGAAAGGAAACTTAGCACCAAATTCTGCAGTAGACCAGATACAGAACTTTGTTCTTGGGGGCATTATTGGTGGGGTCATCTACAATAGCTCCATTACCATTCTTCAATACATTGTGATTCTCTTAATGTGGACTATTTTGATCTTGCTCTTAAAATGGCTCAATACCAATGTTCGTTTTATGAAGCACTTGATTGATGGAAAACCAACTGTCATCATTAAAAATGGGAAACTGGATCCGGAAGCGTGTCGTTCCAAAGGACTTTCTGCTTCAGATGTTGCCTTGAAACTACGTGGACAAGGGATTTTTCAATTAAAAGATGTGAAGCGCGCTGTTATTGAACAAAATGGTCAATTGATTGTTGTCCGTGCGGGGGATGAAAATCCTAAATACCCGATTATTACGGATGGAGTGATTCAACTTGAAATTTTGGAAACAATTGGGAAAAGCGAAGAGTGGTTGCTGGCTGAATTGGAAAAAGAAGGCTATGACAACGTTCTGGACATTTTCATTGCCGAGTACGACAAAGGCAAGATCAACGTGGTGACCTATTAG
- a CDS encoding DUF3290 family protein, which produces MKFYSYDYVLSQISQQNWVTIGISGLLILLTGFFAVKAYRDKHDSKFRELSIISILTLVAVVLIGISNFQNSQSNNDQFQRSLHFIEVISKELNVKKEDVYVNTSAATDGAILKVGEVYYRAIAGSDPDSYLLEKMDLYKTDVELVEVNK; this is translated from the coding sequence ATGAAATTTTACTCTTATGACTATGTATTGAGTCAGATCAGTCAGCAAAATTGGGTGACTATTGGGATCTCTGGTTTGCTCATTCTACTGACTGGTTTTTTTGCGGTGAAAGCTTATCGGGATAAGCACGATAGCAAATTCCGTGAATTATCCATTATCTCGATTTTGACTCTGGTTGCAGTGGTCTTGATCGGCATCAGCAATTTCCAAAATAGTCAAAGTAATAATGATCAATTCCAACGGTCTCTGCATTTTATTGAGGTCATCTCAAAGGAGTTGAATGTCAAAAAAGAAGACGTCTATGTCAATACTTCAGCAGCCACAGATGGGGCGATCCTGAAAGTTGGAGAAGTTTATTACCGGGCTATCGCAGGCTCTGACCCAGATAGCTACCTATTAGAAAAGATGGATCTGTATAAAACAGATGTAGAACTTGTGGAGGTGAACAAATGA
- a CDS encoding exodeoxyribonuclease III — translation MKLISWNIDSLNAALTSDSARAKLSQEVLQTLVSEDADIIAIQETKLSAKGPTKKHLEILEELFPGYENTWRSSQEPARKGYAGTMFLYKKELTPVVTFPEIGAPSTMDLEGRIITLEFDEFFVTQVYTPNAGDGLKRLEERQIWDVKYAEYLAELDKEKTVLATGDYNVAHKEIDLANPASNRRSPGFTDEEREGFTNLLAKGFTDTFRHLHGDVPERYTWWAQRSKTSKINNTGWRIDYWLTSNRIADKVTKSDMIDSGARQDHTPIVLEIDL, via the coding sequence ATGAAACTCATTTCATGGAATATCGACTCGCTTAATGCTGCATTAACTAGTGATTCAGCACGCGCCAAACTCTCTCAAGAAGTCCTCCAAACCTTGGTTTCTGAGGATGCGGATATCATTGCCATTCAAGAAACCAAGTTATCCGCCAAAGGTCCTACTAAAAAACACCTCGAAATCCTTGAGGAGCTCTTCCCTGGCTACGAAAACACCTGGCGCTCTTCTCAAGAACCGGCTCGTAAAGGCTACGCTGGAACCATGTTCCTCTATAAAAAAGAGCTCACACCAGTTGTGACTTTCCCAGAAATCGGAGCTCCTTCGACCATGGACTTGGAAGGTCGGATCATTACCTTGGAATTTGATGAATTTTTCGTGACTCAGGTCTACACACCTAACGCTGGTGATGGACTCAAACGTTTGGAAGAACGTCAAATTTGGGACGTTAAGTATGCTGAATATTTGGCTGAATTAGACAAAGAAAAAACCGTCCTTGCAACTGGGGACTACAACGTTGCCCACAAGGAAATTGACCTTGCCAACCCAGCCAGCAACCGCCGTTCACCAGGATTCACAGACGAAGAACGTGAAGGATTTACAAATCTTTTGGCCAAAGGATTTACAGATACCTTTCGTCACCTACATGGTGATGTTCCTGAGCGCTATACTTGGTGGGCACAACGAAGTAAAACCTCAAAAATCAACAATACGGGCTGGAGAATCGACTATTGGTTAACCTCAAACCGCATTGCTGACAAGGTCACTAAATCAGATATGATTGACTCAGGCGCTCGTCAAGATCATACACCAATTGTATTAGAAATTGATTTGTAA
- a CDS encoding bleomycin resistance protein → MNFNAVIPEFIVSDLEQSRSFYCDLLGFTIEYGRPEENFLFLSLEDCQLMIEEGTDNELTELAYPFGQGINISFGIKDVPKLYQKLLESNYPIYRPLIKRKFRVGDHYIYPHEFAVLDPDGYFLRFSE, encoded by the coding sequence ATGAATTTCAATGCAGTGATTCCTGAGTTTATTGTATCGGATTTAGAGCAGTCCCGTTCCTTCTACTGTGATTTACTTGGTTTTACCATCGAATACGGGCGACCAGAAGAGAACTTCCTTTTCCTTTCTCTCGAAGATTGCCAGCTAATGATAGAGGAGGGGACAGATAATGAACTAACTGAACTTGCTTACCCATTTGGCCAAGGAATTAACATCTCCTTTGGAATAAAGGATGTTCCTAAACTCTATCAGAAGTTGTTAGAATCCAACTATCCTATTTATCGCCCATTAATTAAAAGAAAATTTCGTGTTGGTGATCATTATATCTATCCTCATGAATTTGCAGTTCTGGATCCAGACGGCTATTTTTTAAGATTTAGTGAATAG